The segment GAACAAATCAAGACCCATATCGGAATGCACATATCTGAATGCTTTTTTTTCATGCTATGGATTTTAGCATGGTTGTAATCAAACATCATCTTCtaagccaaaatttggctatGCCCTCGGTTTGGCTGCAGCCAAATTTTGGTTTGGTACCTGAGGATACAAACCAAACAACCGATAAAAGCAGAGTGGACTGTAATGAGCTGCTCTATGCCATTGGTGTGGTCTTTTAAACTCGAAAAAGCTAACTCGTTTAAAATGTTGTTTGAATTGTGTCTAACAAGCATCAGACGTGCCAAATTATAAATTCAATTAGGATCtctttttttgagaaaattCCATTAGGATTTTGGTTTATTCTACTCCCACAACCTCATTTGGAGTCTAGGTTCCTCTATAATAAACTTCCTTCATGTATCTTAAACACTAGATACTTCAACCATACgaaaaatcaaacaaatattTGCGAAATGTTCACCATTGTGACCCATTGCGAGACagtggaaaaaaaaacttgcagtGTCACGTCGATAATCATTTAGAAAGCTTTACTGCTAATTTTAAACTTGAAGAGATACAAATATAGGAAGAAATTTTGAACATGGTCAAAATGGTATATATGTATATCCGTATCCACACACACGCTAATCAGATTTCAGAACACACGCATAGGCACAGAATCGCAGATATTCACAGCACAGCCATGGCGGCCGGCTCCTCCTGCTGGCAGAGGAACGGCGCGTCGGCGTTGGCGTCGCTGAAGTAGAGGCAGGGGTGCTGCTCGAACCCCTGCTCTCGCAGCACCTTCCTTGCCCTGCTCACCACCTCCCGGTTGCTCAGCGGCGCCGGGTGCGCCGCCAGCACGGCCTGCACCGCGTTGCTGAACGCACCGCACGCCTGCTGCTTGCCCCCCTCTGCCGCTGTCTCGTCGTCCTCCGCCACGTCGGCGGACGTCTCGTCCGTCTGGCACCCGCTCAGCAGGATCCCGGCGTCGGGGcgtggcgtcggcggcggcgcgctgTCGTGGTGGCGGTGTTGGTGGAACTTGGGGCTGGCGTCGCCGCCGAAGAGGGCGAGGAGGTGGTCGGCGACGTGGCGGGACGCGTCGAGGCCTGAGGCGCCGGAGAGGTGGTTGAGGACGGCGGCGTACGGGAGGAACCTCCGGGCGGTGCGCCGCGCGGAAGCTGGTGCGCTACTGCCGCGGGGGAGGTCGACGGAGGGGCCGATCTGCTCCTTCTCGTTGTCGATGAGGCCGCCTCTGTGGCACGAGTCCGACACCATGGTGAAGCTCGCGCCATGCGGCACACGGTCCACCAGCTGCCGGAAATCCACATCAGCAACTTgcgcccatgcatgcatgtcagaGGACGCCGGCGACGTGATGGGACGCGTCGACCCCTGAGGCGCCGGAGAGGTGGTAACGGTACGGTACGCGCGAACCTGTGATGAGGTTGAAGTCGCAGGGCACGATGGCCTCGTCGCGGCCGCGGTGGCGCGGCGTGACGGGCGGGACGAGCGTGCCGTGCCCGCTGTAGTGGAAGAAGAGCACGTCCCCGGGCGCCGCGCGGGCCACCATGTCGGCCAGCGCGCGCCTGATGTTGGCCCCCGTCgggagcacggcggcggcgccgcggtCGTCGTCGTCCGTGAGCACGGTGACGTCGGCGGGCGCGAAGCCGAGGCGGGCGAGCAGGACGTGGCGCATGGCGAGGACGTCGTTGATGCAGCCCCGCAGCTCGTGGGGTGTGCCGGCGTAGTTGCAGCCTACCAACGTagcaagcttcttcttcttcccctccaTTGCCGATGTACTACGTTCTAATCGGAAACTGCTCGCAATGTTTTCGTGTAGTCGCGCTACCTAGCTCTCCGATCCGCACGTTTTTACACAGATGAAGAGAGGGGCTTATTGCTGACCCTTATATAGATCGATGGACGTTAATGATTTGTTGCCCACGCTTCTTAGAGTTCATGCGGCTGATTTTGCGCTGCTCTTCAGACGACCGTGTGAACATAGTGATGACGGTGGGCTTAAGGCTCTGAGGTTGGCAGTTGACGGTGGGCTTAAGACTCTGAGGTTGGCGGTGATGGCTTTCTGGTAAGAATCTATATGTTGCTAGGTTTAGAGGGAGGTTAGTGAGCACGAGGGCGATAGAGACACCGCCAGATGGGTCAGTGCCGAGGCGAGAGAGATAAGGATGTGGGCTTGCGACACTGGATTAGCACAGTAGTACCGACGAATCTAACGATGAGAGCGCCGTTGGAGACGAGTGAAAGagggcaagcaagagcaagggTAGTTGTGATAGAGGCAGGAGACGGGTGGGGACGGAGGTTAAAGATAGTCTTTAAACCGGACAGCTTAGATTTGTCAACAGAAGATAGGCTTGTTTTCAGACCCTGTTAAATAGCATCATCCTTAGTTGTTTGTGCGTCATCTAACCAATCTATGCCTGCTTACTATTCCATGCAAACTTTGGCAAATTAAGACTATGGCAccacctttttttttccaatgtaTCGAGAGATGTTGGATTGTTGGTTCGAGCATTACACTACAAAATCAATCAATACTTGCAGATCAAAGAAGGGCATTAGGCGCGATCGATGTGGTTGCTCGATCTGAGCAATCTTTTTCAAGCGGGAGAAGCTGCGGTTTGCGCGTGCAAGAAATGCTTGCCTTGCCTTCAACTGGACATCTACCCAAATTAGTATGCGGTTTTCATTTCATTCCTTGAGGTCGCGATCGGTCGTCTTTGCTTCCACGGCTAGATCATCGTATCGATCGTCAGTTGTTGCTTTGAAATGACTCCATGCATTCTTCTTGTGGAGTGCAGTGCCTCCGAGCTTGCCTTGCGTTCTTCTTGTATTGGCTAGTCGTTTGAATTTTAATATTGCCTACGATTAGTCCAATAAAACAAGATCGTATTAGAATGTGCAGCTCTGGAAAGTGTTTGGTTCTTTCCATGTAACCTTGAAACCCCAGAGAGCAATGCAACCTATTACCTTCACTCTTAATAAACAGTGGGGCAAAGGTGTGGTCTTCGGTCAAGAAAATAAGATTCATATTggatataatttatttttaaaataatgtaCCTGAATTGCTGACGCTTATATAGATCGATGGATGCTAATGATTTGTCTCCGAAGTTGACAACTAAATATTATGGGTTTTTTTAGatttatactattataaatATCACGGTTTTAAAATATATCACTACATTTTCGGTATTTGGAATCcaattttattatatttttaatagcaTCTTTCTGAAATTGTAGTGACATATTTCAAAACCgtaatatttataataatataaataaaaaacccAAATATTAGGGGCCCTTTTAGAGTTTTACAGAAGATTAGTAATGCTGCTTACAAAATTCAGTTACCATCTTCAGTCCAAATACACTCGGTTTTTCATGTTAGTCAGCTTAAAAATCATCTAGGTCCTAATGCTGAGCATCGATGGCTAATAGTGTTTTCCCTTCTACTGTTAGGTGTGGTTTAAGTAAGTTAAAACTATTTACGTCTTCTATTTCCGGCTAATCCTGTTTTGCTGAGCTCGCAGCTCGTCCCGTGCTGTAACCGGCTATAAAGCCAGAACTCTTCCGTGtatgagaagaaaagaagaattaTGAGAACATTCAGTTATCAGCAGAAGTAATACTAGCTAAGTGCTTTTGTAATGTAACGAAAATATGAATATTAGATATAGTAATATCAAGCATAAATTAAAAGTATGAAATGTGGATGTGTCATAAGAGTGCCACCAAATGAATCGTCGGGAGCGATAACGTAATTTGTTTTCAGATAGGATCCAAAATAGACCTGCTCATGAGCAACCTAACCTAGTAAGCCCGACTCGACCTGAAAAAGTCCAACCTGGCTCGATCTGATCAGTGCACAGGGTCAAAGTTGGACTTAACTTCTCAACTCGCATATTTTTTGGTCGAACTTGGGCTTCAAAAATAAACCCAAAACTTGGAAAAGTATGAGCCCGACTCGAAAAAATCCGTTGTCGGGTCGGGCTCGGCCTTGTGATTTTTCGGTCGGGTTTTTCAAAGTCAGGTATGCCCTTTGAACAGGTATAATCcgaaaaaaatattatccactaatttttctcttaattagttaatttatttttattagtaaagcaTATCTCATATCTATAGCCAGTAGAGAGACGGTGAGGCTAGAGTACGAGAGTAGATGAAAAAAGTGAATAAATAAATCAGATATATGGATTTTACGAGAGGGTAGGAGAATAAGAGAAGAGATGATATGTTAAGTAacttgtgttttatatagtaagaTTAGCAATTGCACATGTGTTTCATACACGTAGAATCAATTCTAgatataataattttaaaaagtaaaagaatatagcataacaaaagagatatttatatattatctatAACTGTACTCTTTCCAAAAAGTCGATGTTGTAGATGAAGTATGGAAGGTGGCACACCGAAGAAACCCGATAATAAATATATGAAAGGTAAATATTATATGTCTCAATATAGgagataaatattaaatatattttaagaatatataaaagataaatattagatgtttagtataaaaaacaaataactTATGTATTTTATAGGACAGAGTACAGATATAGCTGTTCCTCGTATTTCCATCTCCAATTTATCCCCAATTCGATTTCGATCCCATCTTGTGTGATTCTCCATCCGTGGGTCTTGACTCTTGACACCCTCCCCGTGCCGCACTGCAACGGCCGGTTTCTGCGCCACCCCAGACTAGAGCCCTAGACCGCATCGCCATGGAGAATCGAAGAGGGAAGAAGTTCCTGTTCCCAATCCATCCGTCCGGATGGTCGACATGAGCTCAGGTCCAACCCTTTACTCGAGATTATTCATTCTTGATTCGATGTATTAGAATTTCCAGACAAAAGATGAAAGGAGTATTAGCAACTTATTGCCGGACCAAATCCATGGATGGAAGGATCCGTCGTGGCTTCCACGGGTTCACAGGTAAACGCTACCGGttcatgaaaaaaaagaactttATCACATTCAATTTGTGATAACTTCGTATGCTTCACGATTTCGGTTTTGGCCATGCCGCCTTTCTGAAATTCGTTGCACTCCTCTGTTCTTCATTTCTTCTTGCTGTCAAGAGGCTTATTTGTATCGAATTTAAGTCAGCCGTGGTCGCTTTCTTTGCTCTACGCATGGTGCTCGTGCGTTTCTCTGACAAGGCCAACGCAAAGTACTAGTTCACTTTGACAAGCTGTATGATTGGCGTTGGAACTTTAATTTTTGTTCATTCATATACAAATCAGCTATTGAGTTGTATTCATTTCTGTTCCAGGCTAGGGACCTTCCAAATGGTGTGAATGACGAGAATTGCAGTCACTGCACTTTCACAGCAAGATGTtgttcaagggacttcctttGCATGAGAATTGGCATTGGTACAATCTGTCAGTGTTCCTGTTATTTTTACTCTATTCAcgtttttttttagtttaagaACACTATATTGCATTCCTACTGTTTAGTTATCAGGGAAACAATTGCCGTTTGAGGTCAAGCTATTTAGTCAGCAAGGAAAATGTAAGATTGGAAGTTCACTGAGCGAAAGGAAAGGAAGAGATGGGTAGTAGAAGACAAAAGAAATTAGTGTAAAATTTTACACAAAGCATCTCATGTTTCAGGATATCAAAGATGGATAACCTGTACTGGCCATAATCTGTGCTCAACTTAGGACTGGACTAATataaaatgcaaaaatatatcACACAAATTATTGTCGCTGGTGTTTCTTTGACGAACATAACTTCTGGTGTTACATAATTCTAAAGTACAGCACTTAGATGCTCATTTTGGGAGCTAAAACAGTTTTGCAAATTCACCATTATTCCATTGCTTTTCTAGCAGCTACTTCAAATCATAATTTTCCGGTAGTGCTAGGAACGGCTTGAAGGTCAGGATGAGCCCAATAAATTCAACAACATTCAGAATAAAGAATATGATTTGATCCCCTGCATGATTAATGAAATAAATCTTCTGTTATTATTTGCTAGCACACATACGTGTAGTACAGTTGTGCCACACaagatcaaataaaaaaacatagagTTGGTAAAAGAAGAAATATAACTTATATTTATAGACATACCTGGAAGGAAGGAAGCATCTTGACGCTTTTGAGCCCATGAGAACCTACATTCAGAAAACTCACAAATAAGATTTGTCTTAAATATATGCACCACTTGCATCTAAACCTAATACCAACTTGTGGTACTAAAAAAGGTACTACCACACTTACAGATGACATATATCATTTTTATTATGCATAACATTTTATATTGTAATTTTATCTGTGAACTCAGCATTCTTATTATTTCCAATTTTTACTAAATTTAGATGTCATGTATGTGCTAAGCTTATAGGAGCTCTGCTTCGTAAGGATACTGTAATTGTTAGGCTTTACATGTCATGTGCAATTTATGTTTTTTAACACATTAATTCGTATTCAAAGGAAATCTGAATATCTGACTGAGATAACTCACAAAGCGCCTGCTCCTGCTGGACCAATAGCCTTGAAGAAGGACATTGCAGTTGCAGATATGCCATTTGCAGCACCTCTTTGACTTTGTGGCTGTTTTTTGGAGGTAACTGAAttagctaattttttttagcatttgAAAATATAAACTCAGCTAAATTGATTTGATACTTGCCACAGCGTAATTTTGCAGAAGTGAAGTGCCTGTTAGGATAGTTATCTGATCACATTTGTAAGAAGGTGTAAAGTCAGTACAAAGGATGATATAGTAACGAAAGAGTATAATATGATTATAGATTCTAATTTCTTTCATGATCAATTCAACAATAACTTTGAAGCAATTACTGAAGGACCAATGAGTGATTCGATGCACTCAAGTCAGATATAAAACCACAAATAAAAAATGCTATGTGAATAAATAAAGACTGAATTACTGCAAATATTTCATGAATAACATACAAAATATTGGAATATGGTAGTTAAATTTTTGGGACTATAATGTATTTTGCATTTTCATGATGTATATAATCCATTGTATGGGGCTAATACAACATGTAagtctttctttctttctttggtcAAGATCAATAAATAATGTTATTGGAATAAAGAGATAGGTGTCGAAACTTACGGCAAGAACACCTTTCACAATGGTAGCGAGATAAAGAGCTATTCCAAGTTTAAACCCCGACAGGTGTGTCATGAAGGGATAAGCAGCAAGAATTGGTATTGATAGGACCTACAATGTACATGTGGAAGTAAGAAAATTGTAAGTGAATAGGAATGATGCATGTTTCTTGAGCAGTTAAGTTACTCACAGATGCAACACGGCATGAATTGACAGATCCCAGAAATTTGTGGACTGATCTATAGATGAATAGTTGATACGCAAGAAGTCCAGCACCTAGAATTGAATATGAAATTAATATCCAAGGTTTTGCAGAACAATATTAAACAACTTATGATAATAGGTATAATGTGGGATAGTCGTATTGTAGTATAGAATTATGTACATCTTAAAGGCAATCTTGATATTGTGGTGTGTTAATTTGATGCCCAAGAAGGATCATGCCTAGTCATCTACTATCTAGTAGAGTAGCATAGtcaacaaaagaaatatttgtccTAACATTTTAGAGCATAAATTAGAAGGTCAGCAATGTGCAAATGATCCTAATAAGAAGTTGTATAGTTAGTGTCGTTATTATACCTGCAATTGCAAGAACTTGGCCAACTTCTTTAGATGAAAAGCTTAGCCCGCCATACTTTCTGTCACTTATAGCCCATAAGGAAAATATCTGATAATGTAATAAAGATGAACAAGTGATTCCATCACTTTTTTAAAATTCGATTCATATGCTAGTTTTGTGGGGGAAATGAACATATTAAAATCATTACCTCACTGTATGCTGTGTCGTGAAGGGTGAAAACACAGTATGCAAGGATTGAAGACATCAATGGCCGGTTCTTATATAGACTCTTCTTTGGATGTACATCTTCTGTCTGTGGAGTTCTTAAATCACCTGACATTTCTACCTCCCTGTCTACGTTCTTGTGCTTATGTAGTGACTCCTAGTAATCAATTTTGAGAAATATGGTATCTTTTCAGTCATACCTTAATGCTTAATGGCACTAAAAATACTAGACTGAAATAAGCAAATAAGCATTAATGCCATTAGTCATGTAGCAATCCAAGCTCAACAAACAACAATATTAGATTGctcatcttttttattttttatcatcaacatatatagaaAGTAAGGACTTGTGACTGATTTATTTGAAATAGGGAAAGTCTATTTTTTTGGGTCCTCCATCTTTGAGATAGTTTCCTTGTAGGCCTCCAACTTTATACCGAATTATTCAGTGCACTTAACTTCCATGTTTGGCACCAAGTATAAACTAAGCCTTGTAAGTTCAAAGTATATGACAATAGGATCAGCTAGCATATCACACCTACTGTTTTTGGCTCAGATCTAGTTTTAATGAAAGACCTGATTTAGAACAACACGAGCACCAAACCTGAAAGTTGGCTTAAAAAGGAACCTTGGGTACTTGGAGGCCCAAAAAGGATTTCTCCAAGTTGAGTGGCCAAAAGGGACACTCTTCTTTAAAGTAGAGCAAATGTATAAATGAAATTATTCAAATGATGTAGTATTAGTAGGACTGTGAGAGCACATATCACATACCGGTAACCATATGCAGCTTACTAGAACAGCAAGATTGAAAAGTGAAATACAAAGGCATGGCAAGAGGTACGGGAACCtaaagaaaaatgcaaataaatttcatGAGTTCAGCTCGAATTTGAGTAAATCTTAAGCTCATAGTTCACAACAAGTATACCTCCCAAAAATTGAATTGTCGGAGAAGAGGTTTGGATATTGTTGTGCAGGCTGAGACGCAAGATAGAACAAAAGGAATTTCAGATGTCGTTACATTCTCAtaaaaagaaaattcaaaatattgtaTAGTACCCGTGCAAAGTAGCCTCCAATGGATGGGCCAATAACAAGACCTATGCCCCAACCAGTGCTTACCTGTATTCAGTTAAAGCTTAACCAGAGCAATGATGAATAGAACTTGTACTTCCTATTCAcacaaaaaataattaaaagatgGCTTGTATTTATTTACAATTGATAACCCTAGAGCTTGGTGTTCAGGTCGGCAAACTTCGATTGAATAAGCCTGCAAACAATGAGAGTAGTAATACACATTCGTATAATATGAGCCTAGTTGCTATAGCATGACTGATGTCAGATTATGCATCCTCAGATACCTTTATTGGCGCAAGCATGCCATTTAGAGCACCGAGAAGCAATCTTGTGGCAATTGCCATCCAATACTTTACACTTAGTCCAAATAGAGTGTTAAATATGACCCTAAAAGCGCATTACCAAACTTAAGAAAGTAGCCATGTAAAAAAATGAGTGCATTTGAATAGTTGGTTCAACAAGAAAGTTTGCTCACACTGAGAAGACGGAAAATATAATAATTGGCTTTCTCCCGATACGATCTGCCACAACGCCCCAAAAGAGCGAGGCAAGAAATCTACCAACAAAGTAGGATGCACCTATGCAATATAAACAGTGTCATGCTGTATGTTTTCAATTCTGGGCGAGTACATTTGCTAAAACAAGAAGAACTGCAGGTGCATGTTTggcttattttttttttacatttcaaTGACTCAATGACATGTAACTCTCTTACCAAGAAATCCAGCATATAATCCAATATCTTGTTCCTTTTTTGCCACATGCAGATCTTCGATCTATTGTCAAGAGAAGCCAAACTTAAATAACATACGGGAAGAGTGGAGTCGAAGGTCAGACTCAGTTTCAGTGAACTGCTGCTCTGATATGCAAAAAATACCAAGCATTTATATTGTATTTTTGACAAATTCATACTTGTATATTGGATTCGAAAATTTATAGTGTCTAACAACAGGTACGAAGCGTTTATATTGTACTTTTGACAAATTCAAACTTGTATATTGGATTCGAAAAATTATAGTGTCTAACAGCAGGTGCCAGCAGACACGTGGTTGGACACAAGACCGCTTAGCAAACAATTCCCCTCATTGTATAATATAGTAAGGAGGAAGTAAGACATTATAGCAAACGTAATGAGTTCAATATCTCTAAATATTTCTTTCCACAGATCTATTGTTAGTGACAGATTAATTGCTTGGTATATGTTAGTGGCTAAAATAATTATTGTTGAATTAACAAACGAAGCAGATAAGTTTCGATGGGGCCTACCGCCTACATGCCAATGGCCTTTTTCGGTACAATCAATGTACAATAGGATGATTCATCGACCCGTTTTCTTTCAGTCACATTGGCTTTGGAAGCTTAAGATACCgctcaaaattaaaattttcttgtGGTATTTAGCTAGAGGAGTACTTTTGAACAAAGATAATCTAATCAAAAGAAAATAGGATGGGAACCTCAAATGCTGCTTCTGTAACCGCAATGAGAGCATTGAACACTTATTTTTCAAGTGTCACTTTGCTAAGTCGATTTGAAGAATTGTTCAGATTGCTTTATGCATTATCATGCCAAAGAACGTGAATCATATTATATGTGGTTGGTTACGTAACATGGAtgttaataaaaataaattgataCTAATTGGGGTAGCCGCTCTATTTTGGGCGATTTGGCTATGTCGCAATGATATGGTCTTTAATAAAGTAGCAATAACCTCTTTTTTGCAGGCACTCTTCAGAGAcacatattgatttatattttAGAAACTGCTATAAAAGGAGGACCAAAGGGAAGATATCAGGCTGGCTTGTTAGAATTTGGAGGTGGCGGCAATGGAGCTTTTTGCCAAGAACGACTGACGGTTTAGTCATATGTTATGTATCAGATAATATCATATAACCTCTCTAAAATATGTTTCTCTTTTCGCTTTGCTTTTAGCAATAGGCTACGATTGACGTAATAATACAACAATGGTTCTGTGCATCCTTGGATGCAAAAGGCTCAAACGTTTTTTCCTTTTgtctaaaaaaaatgtatggtTGTAAGAGTAGCTGCGCAGCTCTGATGAATTAGTTCCAAGATGTTTACATTACAATAATTGTATCTAATGGTAATCGATCATTCAATTGTCACGTGCATAAATAGTTGGATTAAATATATTGTAGGAACAAATATAAAACAATGCAGGCCTTATTGTAGGTCCTCATAAAGAATATATTAATACAATTAAGTAAGGTGAGATCAACATACCATGAAGTATAAGAAGGGAAACAGGGATGATATTGGTAGAGCTGAGAAAAAAACATATCGTCGATCGTTAGGAACGTTTATATACTTACTATTACCCTAAAGTAGTGCTCAGCATCTAGCAACCAACTAAATGAATATTGCATATATGTATTGATGTAGGCAGTATTTTAATCACATTAGTTTTATACTATATCTAATATCTTACAATACTATAGAGTAACTTAATTAATATGAGATCCTCCTTGATTCGGGCAATTTGTAGACAAATAATTCAAAGGAATGAGGATAATACAAACTTTGAAATTGACCTCGAGTGAAACCACCGAAACAGCAAGGAGTACAAGAACGAAAATGGAGATATCACAGTTCTGGAACTTGTCATTTCTCTGTATACAACAGCCATCCCCAATGATTCATGTCTTCAGACTGGTTGTCTGAGCAAGAGCAATTAAACTGATAAAGCTAGAATTAATCCTTAACTTGGAGCTGCTCTGGAATTCAAGAACTGCAAATTAACCCGTGACAGCTATCTATGCCGGTTCACAAAACATAGTTCGTGTCTCAGAAATAGAGTACATTAATGAATTGTGATATGTTTATGGGAAAATGCAACTCCGCATATCTTGCACATACATGGCCTATCTCGATTGTCCATCCCTCTGTTGATTCTCTCATCTAATGGTTTTTCTCACCTACCCCTCCAACATTAATCTTAATACAAATAAACGATTTTAATAAACTATGTGGGCTATGCATCTACTGAAATTTTTATGTTCTTGGTTTCTGTGTGCATCAATCAGGTACCTAATGTACGTAATGCATGCAGTACATGGTTAGCTAGTACGTACCGGTGGCAATGGAGGTGATGGCGACGAAGAATAACTCCTTGTAAGGGATGCCCTTGTTGCTCTCCAACCTCCGCTCCATGGCGCAGCCGGGGCAGCCGTCGACGTACaacgtcgtcgccgccgccgccggcgatggGGGCGCCTCCTCGCCCATTCAGATACTAGTTACTTTGTGCTAGCTCTCTCGTAAGTATCGTTTACGACGACTTATACGGTTTGCAGAAGACTAGCTAGCTTTGTGACTTGTGAGGGAGATTAGGCGTGGAGTGGCAGCTCTTTCTTATACATGCAGTGCAGGTTGcaggcattcatgcatgcatgctaataacTCTGCCAGGTATGAGCGAGTAGTCATCGACAGATCTATCTGGTGACTGATCACTGCACGCATGCGTGGCCCGATGGGCAGCATGCAACAAGAAGCTTGCCGCCCGGCCGCTTCGATCACTTCCACCGGGAGACTAGGatattcttctttctctctctctctcaaatcaCAGCACGGATTTAGATTTTCATGCATGCGAGGCATAATGATAGAGACTGAGGCGAcgcattgattttttttatgtcaaGGCAAATCAAATATCGACTGGCAGAAGTGCACAGTACATGAAGCAGGATACAGTTGTAAGTACGTGCTTAGTTTTGCACTTCTGCTTAGTTGGGCACGTAAGTAAGTTAATCCAGTACTGAATTTAATGGAAGATCATATCATATCATAAAATTTATTAAGTAGGATGCGTGTCAGCGCTGATGGATCGATGTTGTCAGCAGACTGGACTAGCTGCGGAGTCAAAGTCAGAATCGGCCATGGCC is part of the Phragmites australis chromosome 12, lpPhrAust1.1, whole genome shotgun sequence genome and harbors:
- the LOC133886848 gene encoding metacaspase-9-like, which encodes MEGKKKKLATLVGCNYAGTPHELRGCINDVLAMRHVLLARLGFAPADVTVLTDDDDRGAAAVLPTGANIRRALADMVARAAPGDVLFFHYSGHGTLVPPVTPRHRGRDEAIVPCDFNLITVADVDFRQLVDRVPHGASFTMVSDSCHRGGLIDNEKEQIGPSVDLPRGSSAPASARRTARRFLPYAAVLNHLSGASGLDASRHVADHLLALFGGDASPKFHQHRHHDSAPPPTPRPDAGILLSGCQTDETSADVAEDDETAAEGGKQQACGAFSNAVQAVLAAHPAPLSNREVVSRARKVLREQGFEQHPCLYFSDANADAPFLCQQEEPAAMAVL
- the LOC133886847 gene encoding probable peptide/nitrate transporter At3g43790 encodes the protein MGEEAPPSPAAAATTLYVDGCPGCAMERRLESNKGIPYKELFFVAITSIATALPISSLFPFLYFMIEDLHVAKKEQDIGLYAGFLGASYFVGRFLASLFWGVVADRIGRKPIIIFSVFSVVIFNTLFGLSVKYWMAIATRLLLGALNGMLAPIKAYSIEVCRPEHQALGLSIVSTGWGIGLVIGPSIGGYFARPAQQYPNLFSDNSIFGRFPYLLPCLCISLFNLAVLVSCIWLPESLHKHKNVDREVEMSGDLRTPQTEDVHPKKSLYKNRPLMSSILAYCVFTLHDTAYSEIFSLWAISDRKYGGLSFSSKEVGQVLAIAGAGLLAYQLFIYRSVHKFLGSVNSCRVASVLSIPILAAYPFMTHLSGFKLGIALYLATIVKGVLAITILTGTSLLQNYAVPQSQRGAANGISATAMSFFKAIGPAGAGALFSWAQKRQDASFLPGDQIIFFILNVVEFIGLILTFKPFLALPENYDLK